The following coding sequences lie in one Harpia harpyja isolate bHarHar1 chromosome W unlocalized genomic scaffold, bHarHar1 primary haplotype SUPER_W_unloc_1, whole genome shotgun sequence genomic window:
- the NFKBIB gene encoding LOW QUALITY PROTEIN: NF-kappa-B inhibitor beta (The sequence of the model RefSeq protein was modified relative to this genomic sequence to represent the inferred CDS: deleted 1 base in 1 codon) — translation MAAAEAAPPPGEVKRPEGDEWCDSGLGSLGEGQLGLLPASPGPASPDPEQPGLALGPVTAAVGAVRLAEPPEEEEEEAAAAASSPPPVAAVEAATWLRHVLGFLTEDGDTALHLAVIHEHEAFLDSILQYTGGTEYLDLQNDLGQTALHIAVILGLSGFVQKLQAAGAGLCVQERGGHTPLHLACREGRRGCARHLLDPPGPPPVPRDEEARAQLDSVNYDGYTPLHVAVLRKDLEMVELLLSAGADLNKAEPSCGRSPLHLAVEVQSPEVAECLLRAGADPAARMYVGYTPLYSARHRPNPRLPQLLRDFGAQEPPGDSEDSPDEGDNSDEEYDDIVINSRRCMD, via the exons ATGGCGGCCGCGGAGGCGGCGCCGCCCCCCGGTGAGGTGAAGCGGCCTGAGGGCGATGAGTGGTGCGACAGTGGCCTGGGCTCGCTGGGCGAGGGGCAACTGGGGCTGctgcccgccagccccgggccTGCCAGCCCCGACCCCGAGCAGCCCGGTCTGGCTCTGGGTCCCGTCACGGCGGCTGTAGGTGCCGTCCGCCTCGCTGAGccccccgaggaggaggaggaggaggcggcggcggcggcgtcgtCGCCGCCGCCGGTGGCCGCCGTGGAGGCCGCGACCTGGCTGCGGCATGTCCTGGGCTTCCTCACCGAGGACGGCGACAC GGCCCTGCACTTGGCCGTCATCCATGAGCATGAGGCTTTCCTGGACTCCATCCTGCAGTACACGGGTGGCACCGAGTACCTGGACCTGCAGAACGATCTGGGGCAG acAGCACTGCACATTGCCGTCATCCTGGGCCTGTCAGGCTTCGTGCagaagctgcaggcagctggcgCAGGGCTGTGCGTGCAGGAGCGGGGGGGGCACACGCCGTTGCACCTCGCCTGCCGTGAGGGACGCCGGGGCTGTGCCCGCCACCTACTC gacccccccggaccccccccggTGCCCCGTGACGAAGAGGCGCGTGCCCAGCTTGACAGCGTCAACTATGACg GTTACACCCCCCTCCACGTTGCTGTCCTCCGCAAAGACCTGGAGAtggtggagctgctgctgagcGCCGGCGCCGACCTCAACAAGGCG gaacctAGCTGTGGCCGCAGCCCCCTGCACCTGGCGGTGGAGGTGCAGAGCCCTGAGGTGGCCGAGTGCCTGCTGCGTGCTGGTGCTGACCCTGCTGCCCGCATGTACGTGGGGTACACCCCCCTCTACAGTGCCCGCCACCGCCCCAACCCCcgcctgccccagctgctgcGGGACTTCGGGGCGCAGGAGCCCCCCGGGGACTCCGAGGATAGCCCCGATGAGGGCGACAACAGCGAT gaggaATACGACGATATCGTCATCAACAGCAGGCGCTGCATGGACTGA